In Polyangium spumosum, a genomic segment contains:
- a CDS encoding DUF1573 domain-containing protein, which yields MRTRFLSKPCFLAATTFALAVALFSGEASAEVVAVDCDVDPDWCKTAPISFSESDSLPIEWSFDTGWVPQGSPVQVHVWAGVYATTRVSLKGALETSWPEALLVRAPGTPSGGLLGFHYGVELGAQAQLHVKIGGIPYDWVGDIPYVPQIDFQVEGEQIFDAWGWKPGATLSSKTQPQTIIEVGLGDIISIPSVFVDGGLKVDVQMELAATYTTERIVVESEGKTVVGGDITEEGGETKASYLNGPAIDLDVHPEGHVDYDGIIHIIPGMWIEILGQNFAFDLFDIPISFPITQTKWVFPKQRVHVPLPDVVLPKEEIDFGEVEVGQKSLESFGLWNAGEARAKLTIVSSNPELFPAWDPGLEIEPGITADTAVRFMPKKNGPFEATLFIASNDPSDPVQTILLKGVGFGGPVDPSASQDISQESGCACRAAGGDDTKSPAPAGLALTALAGAAAMVRRSRKVGRR from the coding sequence ATGAGAACGCGCTTCCTTTCGAAACCTTGTTTTCTCGCGGCCACCACGTTTGCCCTCGCGGTCGCCCTTTTTTCTGGCGAGGCGTCTGCCGAGGTCGTCGCCGTCGATTGCGACGTCGATCCCGACTGGTGCAAGACCGCCCCGATCTCCTTCTCCGAGAGCGACTCGCTCCCGATCGAATGGAGCTTCGACACTGGCTGGGTCCCTCAGGGCTCGCCCGTGCAGGTCCACGTCTGGGCGGGCGTCTATGCGACGACGCGTGTCTCGCTGAAAGGCGCGCTCGAGACGAGCTGGCCCGAGGCCCTGCTCGTGCGCGCGCCGGGCACCCCGAGCGGCGGCCTGCTCGGCTTCCACTACGGCGTCGAGCTCGGCGCGCAGGCGCAGCTCCACGTGAAGATCGGCGGCATCCCGTACGACTGGGTCGGCGACATCCCGTACGTCCCGCAGATCGATTTCCAGGTCGAGGGCGAGCAGATCTTCGACGCGTGGGGGTGGAAGCCCGGCGCCACGCTCTCCAGCAAGACCCAGCCGCAGACGATCATCGAGGTTGGCCTCGGCGACATCATCAGCATCCCCAGCGTCTTCGTCGACGGCGGCCTCAAGGTCGACGTGCAGATGGAGCTCGCGGCGACGTACACGACCGAGCGGATCGTCGTCGAGTCCGAGGGCAAGACCGTCGTCGGCGGCGACATCACCGAGGAGGGCGGCGAGACGAAGGCGAGTTACCTCAACGGCCCTGCGATCGACCTCGACGTGCACCCCGAGGGGCACGTCGATTACGACGGCATCATCCACATCATCCCGGGCATGTGGATCGAGATCCTCGGCCAGAACTTCGCGTTCGACCTCTTCGACATCCCCATCTCCTTCCCGATCACGCAGACGAAGTGGGTCTTCCCGAAGCAACGCGTGCACGTCCCGCTGCCCGACGTCGTGCTCCCGAAGGAAGAGATCGATTTCGGCGAGGTCGAGGTCGGGCAGAAGAGCCTGGAGAGCTTCGGCTTGTGGAACGCGGGCGAGGCGCGGGCGAAGCTCACGATCGTCTCGAGCAACCCCGAGCTCTTCCCCGCGTGGGACCCGGGCCTCGAGATCGAGCCCGGCATCACCGCCGATACGGCCGTGCGCTTCATGCCCAAGAAAAATGGCCCCTTCGAGGCGACCTTGTTCATCGCCTCGAACGACCCGAGCGACCCGGTCCAGACGATCCTCCTCAAGGGCGTGGGCTTCGGCGGCCCCGTCGATCCCTCCGCTTCGCAGGACATCTCGCAGGAGAGCGGCTGCGCCTGCCGCGCCGCGGGCGGCGACGACACCAAGAGCCCCGCGCCCGCGGGCCTCGCCCTCACCGCCCTCGCCGGGGCCGCGGCGATGGTGCGGCGCTCCCGTAAGGTGGGTCGGCGCTGA
- a CDS encoding DUF1015 domain-containing protein: MATVRPFRAFRPAPSLAAVVASPPYDVISTAEARKLAEGNPASFLHVSRPEIDLPEGTDEHDDAVYATGAKNLAKLIADGALSQDPEPHLYLYAQTMGEHRQIGVVGCAAVSEYLAGTIKKHEKTRADKEDDRTRHIDELAAHDEPVFLTYRNDGAIDALVRASTEAPPIYDFTTKDGVGHRFWVLGRDATRALEERFEGVPCLYVADGHHRSAAAARVHQKSRGDGREHDVFLAVVFPHDQMKIMPYNRVVRDLEGRTPDQILARLSQVMRVEPCPDGLAATPPAPRTFGAYLAGRWYLLRAPALDPERARDPVASLDCSIVQDLLLGPIFDVTDPRRDKHVDFVGGIRGFGELERRVDAGAFTLGLHLYPTQIEELFAVSDAGLLMPPKSTWFEPKLRSGLFVHAF; encoded by the coding sequence ATGGCCACCGTCCGCCCCTTCCGCGCCTTCCGCCCCGCGCCTTCCCTGGCCGCCGTCGTGGCGAGCCCGCCGTACGACGTCATCTCCACGGCCGAGGCGCGCAAGCTCGCCGAGGGCAACCCCGCGAGCTTCCTGCACGTCTCCCGCCCCGAGATCGACCTTCCCGAGGGCACGGACGAGCACGACGACGCGGTCTACGCGACCGGCGCGAAGAACCTCGCGAAGCTCATCGCCGACGGCGCGCTCTCCCAGGACCCCGAGCCGCACCTCTACCTCTATGCGCAGACCATGGGCGAGCACCGCCAGATCGGCGTCGTCGGCTGCGCGGCCGTGTCGGAGTACCTCGCGGGCACGATCAAGAAGCACGAGAAGACGCGGGCCGACAAGGAAGACGACCGCACGCGCCACATCGACGAGCTCGCCGCGCACGACGAGCCCGTCTTCCTCACGTATCGCAACGATGGGGCGATCGACGCGCTCGTCCGGGCCTCGACCGAGGCGCCGCCGATCTACGACTTCACCACGAAGGACGGCGTGGGCCATCGCTTCTGGGTGCTCGGCCGCGACGCCACGCGCGCCCTCGAAGAGCGCTTCGAGGGCGTGCCGTGCCTCTACGTGGCCGACGGCCACCATCGCAGCGCCGCCGCGGCCCGCGTGCACCAGAAATCACGCGGCGACGGCCGCGAGCACGACGTCTTCCTCGCCGTCGTCTTCCCGCACGACCAGATGAAGATCATGCCCTACAACCGCGTCGTGCGGGACCTCGAGGGCCGCACGCCCGACCAGATCCTCGCGCGGCTCTCGCAGGTGATGCGCGTCGAGCCTTGCCCCGACGGCCTCGCCGCGACCCCGCCCGCGCCGCGCACCTTCGGCGCCTACCTCGCCGGCAGGTGGTACCTGCTCCGCGCCCCTGCGCTCGATCCCGAGCGCGCGCGTGATCCCGTCGCCTCGCTCGACTGCTCGATCGTGCAGGACCTCCTGCTCGGCCCGATCTTCGACGTGACGGACCCTCGCCGCGACAAGCACGTCGACTTCGTGGGTGGCATCCGCGGCTTCGGCGAGCTCGAGCGGCGCGTCGACGCGGGCGCGTTCACGCTGGGCTTGCACCTCTATCCGACGCAGATCGAGGAGCTCTTCGCGGTGAGCGACGCGGGCTTGCTCATGCCGCCGAAGAGCACGTGGTTCGAGCCGAAGCTACGGAGCGGGCTCTTCGTGCACGCCTTCTGA
- a CDS encoding AAA family ATPase, with the protein MYIRKVAIANIRGFGLNAQDEDRAQVEIDLTRPDGSHAGWTVVAGRNGAGKSTFLKAIALAVAGPTAARSLEESFAGWIRKDASWGYMGVVIECDPFADGFTGRGMTPKDGAFWAEIGLERQESGPEPKVGPHNPDNRLKHAERGPWAENPRGWFIAGYGPFRRLSGHAADSIRLMAGPSRLARLVSLFREDSSLSECVVWLRDVAFRRAEGRPGAKELEDAVIKLLNDGLLPDGMRIHHIDSEGLWTERDGVILPLRDLSDGYRTVIALVLDIVKQLHGCYGKLDLGEHPDGHVEVFGAGAVLIDEIDIHLHVSWQQRIGFWLKTRFRGIQFIVTSHSPFICQAADPNGLIRLPAPGSREQAEHVSPELFKVIVNGGADEAAMSELFGLEKAHSDRSEELRTRVAELEAKLIRAQITPEEEAELGSLKQELPDTGSMAVEMALRAVRAAE; encoded by the coding sequence ATGTACATCCGCAAGGTCGCGATCGCGAACATCCGGGGTTTCGGGCTGAACGCCCAGGATGAGGACAGGGCGCAGGTCGAGATCGACCTCACGCGTCCTGACGGGTCGCACGCAGGGTGGACGGTCGTAGCTGGGCGGAATGGCGCAGGGAAGTCGACGTTCCTCAAGGCCATCGCCCTCGCCGTCGCGGGTCCCACCGCGGCGCGAAGCCTCGAGGAGAGCTTCGCCGGGTGGATCCGAAAGGACGCGTCGTGGGGCTACATGGGCGTGGTGATCGAATGCGATCCCTTCGCCGATGGCTTCACGGGGCGCGGCATGACGCCGAAGGACGGAGCCTTCTGGGCAGAAATCGGGCTGGAACGACAAGAGAGTGGCCCCGAGCCCAAGGTGGGTCCCCATAATCCGGACAATCGTCTGAAGCACGCCGAGCGCGGCCCGTGGGCGGAGAACCCCAGAGGCTGGTTCATCGCAGGGTACGGGCCTTTCCGAAGGCTTTCAGGGCACGCTGCCGACAGCATCCGGCTGATGGCCGGGCCCTCGCGGCTCGCGCGGCTCGTGAGCTTGTTCCGTGAAGATTCGTCGCTCTCCGAATGCGTGGTATGGCTCCGAGACGTGGCCTTTCGACGGGCCGAGGGCAGGCCTGGGGCGAAAGAACTCGAAGACGCGGTCATCAAGCTGCTGAACGACGGGCTCTTGCCGGACGGGATGAGGATCCATCACATCGACTCGGAGGGGCTCTGGACCGAGCGAGACGGGGTGATCTTGCCGCTGCGGGATCTGAGCGATGGCTACAGGACCGTGATCGCGCTGGTCCTGGACATCGTAAAGCAGCTTCATGGTTGCTATGGGAAGCTCGACCTCGGGGAACACCCGGATGGTCACGTGGAGGTTTTCGGCGCGGGCGCCGTGCTCATCGATGAAATCGACATCCACCTGCACGTCTCGTGGCAGCAGCGCATCGGGTTCTGGTTGAAGACGCGCTTTCGAGGGATCCAGTTCATCGTCACCTCCCACAGCCCCTTTATCTGCCAGGCGGCCGATCCGAACGGCCTCATCCGCCTGCCTGCGCCGGGGAGCCGGGAACAGGCCGAGCACGTCTCTCCGGAGCTGTTCAAGGTCATCGTGAACGGAGGCGCGGACGAGGCGGCCATGAGCGAGCTCTTCGGGCTGGAGAAGGCGCACTCGGATCGCTCGGAGGAGCTACGGACGCGTGTGGCCGAACTCGAAGCCAAGCTCATCCGCGCCCAGATCACGCCGGAGGAGGAAGCGGAGCTCGGAAGTCTGAAGCAGGAGCTACCCGACACCGGGAGCATGGCGGTGGAGATGGCCCTGCGAGCGGTGAGGGCGGCGGAATGA
- a CDS encoding helix-turn-helix domain-containing protein — MPVPGDDDNERLTPTIPPPPMIELPSGARTRRVIAVGGGRGGVGKTLLTVNLGVYFAQLGREVVVCDTDPFGSNLHGVLGLETPPLVTSEALEEGKAKPVGTIVPGLRLLPTAYDPMTATPIRPSRGSHWARQIEKLDVDYVLLNLGASTTASTLDLFLQADVGICVTAPEPLAIETTYRFCRALYLRVLRRALTKERFKLRLVERVIAALPPLAPPPAIVAEIKRYDDGVAKVAAEEMLRVAAHLVVGQTRLRSDLDLGMSMSVIAERFLGISLDYLGHIEHDDAVWLTVRRRQPLLIDSPTSKSARNIERVARRILALLAAQSTRGGSLPPRSPAAQQRAAALPATLYEVLGVPRTAADDEIRRAVKRQREIFREGSLPLCSVVAPDVLRQVQARIEEAHDTLLDPVRRRAYDLSTFPDDTPATVVPQRSANAAQMAELAMMQAELAREINAETQFSGALLRKVRESQGIEIAEIAQRTKINVAHLNAIENESFGELPALVYVQGFVQQVAKHLKLDPAQVAKTYTRRLRDLSHGRARGSG; from the coding sequence GTGCCCGTGCCCGGAGACGACGACAACGAGCGGCTGACACCCACGATCCCGCCGCCGCCCATGATCGAGCTGCCCTCGGGCGCGCGCACGCGGCGGGTCATCGCCGTCGGCGGCGGGCGCGGCGGCGTCGGCAAGACGCTGCTCACCGTGAACCTCGGCGTCTACTTCGCCCAGCTCGGCCGCGAGGTCGTCGTCTGCGACACCGATCCGTTCGGCTCGAACCTGCACGGCGTGCTCGGCCTGGAGACGCCGCCGCTCGTGACGAGCGAGGCCCTCGAAGAAGGCAAGGCGAAGCCCGTCGGCACGATCGTCCCCGGCCTGCGCCTCTTGCCCACGGCCTACGATCCCATGACGGCGACCCCGATCCGCCCGAGCCGCGGCTCGCACTGGGCGCGGCAGATCGAGAAGCTCGACGTCGACTACGTCCTCTTGAACCTCGGCGCCTCGACGACGGCCTCCACCCTCGACCTCTTCCTCCAGGCCGACGTCGGCATCTGCGTGACCGCGCCCGAGCCGCTCGCGATCGAGACGACCTACCGCTTCTGTCGCGCGCTCTACCTGCGCGTCCTGCGCCGCGCGCTCACGAAGGAGCGCTTCAAGCTCAGGCTCGTCGAGCGCGTGATCGCCGCCCTGCCGCCGCTCGCCCCGCCGCCCGCGATCGTCGCCGAGATCAAGCGCTACGACGACGGCGTCGCCAAGGTCGCGGCCGAGGAGATGCTCCGGGTCGCCGCGCACCTCGTCGTCGGCCAGACGCGCCTGCGCAGCGACCTCGACCTCGGCATGAGCATGTCCGTCATCGCCGAGCGTTTCCTCGGCATCTCGCTCGACTACCTCGGCCACATCGAGCACGACGACGCCGTCTGGCTCACGGTGCGGCGCAGGCAGCCGCTGCTCATCGACAGCCCCACCTCGAAGAGCGCGCGCAACATCGAGCGCGTGGCGCGCCGCATCCTCGCCCTGCTCGCCGCGCAGAGCACGCGCGGAGGCTCGCTCCCGCCGCGCTCGCCCGCCGCGCAGCAACGCGCCGCCGCCCTGCCCGCCACGCTCTACGAGGTCCTCGGCGTGCCACGCACCGCGGCCGACGACGAGATCCGCCGCGCCGTCAAGCGACAGCGCGAGATCTTCCGCGAGGGCAGCCTGCCGCTCTGCTCCGTCGTCGCGCCCGACGTCTTGCGCCAGGTGCAGGCGCGTATCGAGGAGGCCCACGACACCCTGCTCGATCCCGTGCGCCGCCGCGCCTACGACCTCTCCACCTTCCCCGACGACACGCCCGCCACGGTGGTCCCGCAGCGCAGCGCGAACGCCGCGCAGATGGCCGAGCTCGCCATGATGCAGGCCGAGCTCGCGCGCGAGATCAACGCCGAGACCCAGTTCTCGGGCGCGCTCCTGCGCAAGGTGCGCGAGTCGCAGGGCATCGAGATCGCCGAGATCGCGCAGCGCACGAAGATCAACGTCGCGCACCTCAACGCGATCGAGAACGAGTCGTTCGGGGAGCTGCCGGCGCTCGTGTACGTGCAGGGCTTCGTCCAGCAGGTCGCGAAGCACCTGAAGCTCGACCCTGCGCAGGTCGCGAAGACGTACACGCGCAGGCTCCGGGACCTCTCCCATGGGCGCGCGAGGGGCAGTGGATAA
- a CDS encoding ArnT family glycosyltransferase has protein sequence MDKPSDEGRDRLFSAALFVLALLLRLYVAIAWAREPVWDGHYYDFGARRIAEGLGYSDDVVVGGARVWHPWCHYPVGYSGFLAIFYRIFGAGPTTAPVVNAVTGALVVVLVHRLARYATTKNRARAAGLFCALDPGLIVYAALVMTEPLAALGLVAAGWLVARDAKEKPLRGALFAGLALGLTTLVRPQTLLVAPALGFFTMGDGTLRAKVKKGLVTAGITLVTAVLIVLPWTARNCRVMDGCAFVSTNGGWNLAIGASPRATGRFETLRASDGCKVVTGQVQQDRCWRDEGLRWIADDPVRWLSLVPKKLGHTFDHESFPMGYLGEANPAAWPEERKAQGRALLTTSHVALLALAALGLVASPLGRLPLRARLTQLAALLAVLGFVLHGVLADAHPFWPLAVLIVLFGALPLPGAPARNATTGYLVFAVATVALTHAIFFGEDRYHMVITPVLCLLAALALRPSTAAADVAPRP, from the coding sequence GTGGATAAGCCTTCGGACGAAGGACGGGATCGGCTCTTCTCGGCCGCCCTCTTCGTGCTGGCGCTGCTCTTGCGCCTCTACGTCGCCATCGCCTGGGCCCGCGAGCCCGTATGGGACGGGCACTACTACGACTTCGGCGCCCGCCGCATCGCCGAGGGCCTCGGCTACTCGGACGACGTGGTCGTCGGCGGCGCGCGTGTCTGGCACCCGTGGTGCCACTACCCCGTCGGATACAGCGGCTTTCTCGCGATCTTCTACCGGATCTTCGGCGCCGGCCCGACCACCGCGCCCGTGGTCAACGCCGTCACGGGCGCCCTCGTCGTGGTGCTCGTGCACCGGCTCGCGCGGTACGCGACCACGAAGAACCGCGCCCGCGCCGCGGGCCTCTTCTGCGCGCTCGACCCGGGCCTCATCGTCTACGCCGCGCTGGTCATGACCGAGCCACTCGCCGCGCTGGGGCTCGTCGCCGCGGGGTGGCTCGTCGCGCGTGACGCGAAGGAAAAGCCCCTGCGCGGCGCCCTCTTCGCGGGCCTCGCGCTCGGCCTGACCACGCTCGTCCGGCCGCAGACCTTGCTCGTCGCGCCCGCGCTCGGGTTCTTCACGATGGGCGACGGAACGCTCCGCGCGAAGGTGAAGAAGGGCCTCGTCACGGCCGGAATCACGCTCGTGACCGCCGTGCTCATCGTCCTGCCCTGGACCGCGCGTAACTGCCGCGTGATGGACGGCTGCGCCTTCGTCTCCACGAACGGCGGCTGGAACCTGGCGATCGGCGCCTCCCCACGCGCGACGGGCCGCTTCGAGACGTTACGCGCGAGCGACGGATGCAAGGTCGTCACGGGCCAGGTCCAGCAGGACCGTTGCTGGCGCGACGAGGGCCTGCGCTGGATCGCGGACGATCCCGTCCGCTGGCTCTCGCTCGTGCCGAAGAAGCTCGGCCACACCTTCGATCACGAGTCGTTCCCGATGGGCTACCTCGGCGAGGCGAACCCCGCGGCCTGGCCCGAAGAACGCAAAGCCCAGGGCCGCGCCCTGCTCACCACGTCACACGTCGCGCTGCTCGCGCTCGCCGCGCTTGGCCTCGTCGCCTCTCCGCTCGGCCGTTTGCCGCTGCGCGCGCGCCTCACGCAGCTCGCCGCGTTGCTCGCCGTCCTCGGCTTCGTGCTCCACGGCGTGCTCGCCGACGCGCATCCGTTCTGGCCGCTCGCCGTGTTGATCGTTCTCTTCGGCGCCTTGCCGCTCCCGGGCGCGCCGGCGCGCAACGCCACGACGGGTTACCTCGTCTTCGCCGTCGCCACCGTGGCCCTGACGCACGCGATCTTCTTCGGCGAGGACCGCTATCACATGGTGATCACGCCGGTCCTCTGCCTGCTCGCGGCGCTCGCGCTCCGCCCGTCGACCGCGGCTGCAGACGTTGCCCCACGGCCCTGA
- a CDS encoding TerB family tellurite resistance protein — translation MLKNLSREDRLRVMRFVCSFAWADLEIKPKERALVHKMVKELHLEPDEAKQVEGWLKVPPRAEEVDPAAIPRAHRQMVLDAARRMIKADGNVDPEEQESLSLLEQLLA, via the coding sequence ATGCTGAAGAACCTGAGCCGCGAGGATCGTCTCCGGGTGATGCGGTTCGTGTGCTCGTTCGCCTGGGCGGACCTCGAGATCAAGCCCAAGGAGCGCGCGCTCGTCCACAAGATGGTCAAGGAGCTGCACCTCGAGCCGGACGAGGCGAAGCAGGTCGAGGGCTGGCTGAAGGTCCCGCCGCGCGCCGAGGAGGTCGACCCGGCCGCGATCCCACGCGCGCACCGGCAGATGGTGCTCGATGCCGCGCGCCGCATGATCAAGGCCGACGGGAACGTGGACCCGGAGGAGCAGGAGAGCCTGTCCCTGCTCGAACAGCTCCTGGCTTGA
- a CDS encoding helix-turn-helix domain-containing protein — MSTATQDQHNHETQPSSQTRAVRQALTSLGSRVVGKSAAIQEVVRALEGLALSRTPALFAGEPGTGKRFFARVLHETAAQGPLVVLSGAEAPIDLAALRSAADSARGGTLVVAGLDHLAPELHEELVALASRGEARLVCTSAAPLDPSLPCAALVALFATSTVEVPTLEQRGEDMPELAQHFFELHATRARRNDLRGISPEAVALLEGHAFAENVRSLERAIDQAIAFAEGPYVTASDLPEEIRGAKPTSLPLLLGALPVQGLDLRAAVEEFETRMILQALERTGWNKNRASRLLGLNRTTLVEMIKRKRLAPPTGVRKPGAFAVKAELQSAHADAE; from the coding sequence ATGTCGACGGCCACGCAGGACCAGCACAACCACGAAACCCAGCCCTCTTCGCAGACCCGCGCCGTACGCCAGGCGCTCACCTCCTTGGGATCTCGTGTGGTCGGCAAGAGCGCCGCGATCCAGGAGGTCGTCCGCGCGCTCGAAGGCCTCGCCCTCTCCCGCACGCCCGCGCTCTTCGCGGGCGAGCCCGGCACCGGCAAGCGATTCTTCGCCCGGGTCCTGCACGAGACGGCCGCCCAGGGCCCGCTCGTCGTGCTCTCCGGCGCCGAAGCGCCGATCGACCTCGCCGCGCTCCGCAGCGCCGCCGACAGCGCCCGCGGCGGGACGCTGGTCGTCGCCGGGCTCGATCACCTCGCCCCCGAGCTCCACGAGGAGCTCGTCGCGCTCGCCAGCCGCGGCGAGGCGCGCCTCGTCTGCACCTCCGCCGCGCCGCTCGACCCGAGCCTCCCCTGCGCCGCGCTCGTCGCGCTCTTCGCCACGAGCACGGTCGAGGTCCCGACGCTGGAGCAACGCGGCGAGGACATGCCCGAGCTCGCGCAGCACTTCTTCGAGCTCCACGCGACGCGCGCCCGTCGCAACGACCTGCGCGGCATCTCCCCGGAGGCGGTCGCGCTGCTCGAGGGCCACGCCTTCGCGGAGAACGTGCGCAGCCTCGAGCGCGCGATCGACCAGGCGATCGCGTTCGCCGAAGGCCCCTACGTGACCGCCTCGGACCTTCCCGAGGAGATCCGCGGCGCGAAGCCCACGAGTTTGCCGCTCCTGCTCGGCGCGTTACCCGTGCAGGGGCTCGACCTGCGCGCCGCGGTCGAGGAGTTCGAGACGCGTATGATCCTCCAGGCGCTCGAGCGCACGGGCTGGAACAAGAACCGCGCCTCGCGCCTGCTCGGCCTGAACCGCACGACGCTCGTCGAGATGATCAAGCGCAAGCGCCTCGCGCCTCCGACCGGCGTCCGCAAGCCGGGCGCGTTCGCCGTGAAGGCGGAGCTGCAGTCGGCGCACGCCGACGCGGAGTGA
- a CDS encoding LysM domain-containing protein, with product MLRHGFGRRRGITLACLATALAFTFAPARHAGAFPHVVRSGETLAQIAERVYGRVEMEQILVAANALDAGRGLSIVPGMRLEIPSVGHHRVAAGETWTSLADTLLGHPDRSDVLAISNNAKPWIQPTEGEEILVPYNLRFVAGPGDSTLTVAYRFLGHRDKAWMLDRYNRLGGEPLHRGDVVLVPLTELELTAEGKVLAASAGALVRSEGAGQAREAQRRAEVELPQLAADVRNGRYVDAVTRGNRLLGSGDLSRTQLAQIHQRLVEAYVALDSQGLAETSCLAWREADPSLVLDPIELSPKILRACTNASTLGAAAPPASAVPSASASAAPAAPRRAPAGGR from the coding sequence GTGCTTCGCCATGGTTTCGGTCGCCGGCGCGGGATCACCCTCGCGTGTTTGGCGACCGCGCTCGCCTTCACCTTCGCCCCCGCAAGGCACGCAGGCGCGTTCCCGCACGTCGTCCGCTCGGGCGAGACGCTCGCCCAGATCGCCGAGCGCGTGTACGGCCGCGTCGAGATGGAGCAGATCCTCGTCGCGGCCAACGCCCTCGACGCAGGCAGGGGCCTGTCGATCGTGCCAGGCATGCGCCTCGAAATCCCCTCGGTCGGGCACCACCGCGTCGCCGCCGGCGAGACCTGGACCTCGCTCGCCGACACCCTGCTCGGCCACCCCGATCGCAGCGACGTCCTCGCCATCTCGAACAACGCCAAGCCCTGGATCCAGCCCACCGAAGGCGAGGAGATCCTCGTCCCCTACAACCTGCGTTTCGTGGCGGGGCCGGGCGACTCGACGCTGACGGTCGCCTACCGCTTCCTCGGCCACCGCGACAAGGCGTGGATGCTCGATCGGTACAACCGCCTCGGCGGCGAGCCGCTCCACCGCGGCGACGTGGTGCTCGTGCCGCTCACCGAGCTCGAGCTCACGGCCGAAGGGAAGGTCCTCGCCGCGAGCGCCGGCGCGCTCGTCCGCTCCGAGGGCGCGGGCCAGGCGCGGGAAGCCCAGCGCCGCGCCGAGGTCGAGCTGCCGCAGCTCGCCGCCGACGTCCGCAACGGCCGCTACGTCGACGCCGTCACGCGTGGCAACCGCCTGCTCGGCTCCGGCGACCTCTCGCGCACCCAGCTCGCGCAGATCCACCAGCGCCTCGTCGAGGCCTACGTCGCGCTCGACTCGCAGGGCCTCGCCGAGACCTCCTGCCTCGCCTGGCGCGAGGCCGATCCCTCGCTCGTGCTCGACCCGATCGAGCTCTCCCCGAAGATCCTCCGCGCCTGCACGAACGCGAGCACCCTCGGCGCCGCCGCGCCGCCCGCGTCGGCCGTCCCCTCGGCTTCCGCCTCCGCAGCCCCCGCGGCGCCACGCCGCGCGCCCGCTGGAGGTCGGTAG
- a CDS encoding serine/threonine-protein kinase — protein MEPSETSAPTSESAPRLPSGRIVASRYTVESVVGEGASGIVYVATDGETGARVALKVIHASLCFDPLFSRRFSREASILKALEGNHIVRLLDVTEDEGLPVLVLEYVDGASLDAILRAHRPSLEEAVEITLQICAALGAAHAGGFVHRDLKPANVIIQGELGTGRVPMVWVVDFGLGKALHRDPSGTSLTERNMILGTPEYMSPEQVRGDDVDHRCDIYAAGVILFEMLTGRAPFGGKTPIAAMTAHLTEPVPSPRASSPDRDIPPALEAVVHRALAKNPDERYETARAFAEALSAARDAPHVIAPSAVDDADALATGDTELELRGAVAKAVTLEAKAAPAVKAPAERPGQPSRWLWIVLGVVLAAVAIIVGAMAGAR, from the coding sequence GTGGAGCCGAGCGAGACGAGCGCCCCGACCTCCGAGAGCGCTCCGCGCCTGCCGTCGGGCCGGATCGTCGCCTCGCGGTACACGGTCGAGTCCGTCGTCGGCGAGGGCGCGAGCGGCATCGTCTACGTCGCCACGGACGGCGAGACGGGCGCGCGTGTCGCGCTGAAGGTCATCCACGCGAGCCTCTGCTTCGATCCGCTCTTCTCGCGCCGCTTCTCGCGTGAGGCCTCGATCCTGAAGGCGCTCGAGGGCAACCACATCGTCCGCCTGCTCGACGTCACCGAGGACGAAGGCCTGCCCGTGCTCGTGCTCGAGTACGTCGATGGAGCCTCGCTCGACGCGATCTTGCGCGCGCACCGGCCCTCGCTCGAGGAGGCCGTGGAGATCACGCTCCAGATCTGCGCCGCGCTCGGCGCCGCGCACGCGGGCGGCTTCGTGCACCGCGACCTCAAGCCCGCGAACGTGATCATCCAGGGCGAGCTCGGCACGGGTCGTGTCCCCATGGTCTGGGTCGTCGACTTCGGCCTCGGCAAGGCCCTGCACCGCGACCCCTCCGGCACCTCGCTCACCGAGCGCAACATGATCCTCGGCACGCCCGAGTACATGTCGCCCGAGCAGGTCCGCGGCGACGACGTCGACCATCGCTGCGACATCTACGCCGCCGGCGTGATCCTCTTCGAGATGCTCACGGGCCGCGCTCCGTTCGGGGGCAAGACGCCCATCGCGGCCATGACCGCGCACCTCACCGAGCCGGTCCCCTCGCCGCGCGCGTCGAGCCCCGATCGCGACATCCCGCCCGCGCTCGAGGCCGTCGTCCACCGCGCCCTCGCGAAGAACCCCGACGAGCGCTACGAGACGGCGCGCGCCTTCGCCGAGGCCCTCTCCGCGGCGCGCGACGCGCCTCACGTCATCGCGCCCTCGGCCGTCGACGACGCCGACGCGCTCGCCACCGGCGACACCGAGCTCGAGCTGCGCGGGGCCGTCGCCAAGGCCGTGACGCTCGAAGCGAAGGCCGCGCCGGCCGTGAAGGCGCCCGCGGAGCGCCCGGGACAGCCTTCGAGGTGGTTGTGGATCGTCCTCGGGGTCGTGCTCGCGGCCGTGGCGATCATCGTCGGCGCGATGGCCGGCGCGAGGTAG